One window of the Pseudomonas knackmussii B13 genome contains the following:
- a CDS encoding tetratricopeptide repeat-containing glycosyltransferase family protein produces the protein MQTPTLQAQVQRIAQALGEAERTGDEEAKIPLYRQLLKLLPDLALAHAHLAALLLERDREDEALPHVEHALALPQDDQVDSLLFDELAKRPRFNGHLVKAQQWYDAKPNLWRFKLLLAALNRIEAHADAEQLILRTLEQPLPSSEQTQVLNLLAQLYYNTGRFHESVACCQLGLEQAPDSVPLNFNYAVAQEQVARYREAFEAYAKVLRLDPEHVATHNNLALLMLRLGEFEQGWQQYEWRWAEVQKEHNQFFSIPRWQGESLEGKTLLVWAEQGIGDHIMFASMLEELTKLGGTIHYEIYERLDALFSRSFPSVQFVRRELQGTAKDGAQVMHRQTWPRSDYQIPMGSLPALLRPNLESFPRQPHYLQADPAMAAELRQDYQQRFPGKRLIGVSWRGGTSVSNEKQSRIIPIPSLAILAAQPDVQLVNLQYGDTSTERERARENGFEIHHDESVNPLHDMDRQAAQIAALDAVVSIDNTTVHLAGAIGVPTYALLPLNPNWRWGLEEGPSYWYPSVRRVRNHKLNEWDDVLTRVAGQLRGDGILQEGSIA, from the coding sequence ATGCAGACACCGACCCTCCAGGCCCAGGTCCAGCGTATAGCGCAGGCGCTGGGCGAAGCCGAACGGACCGGGGACGAGGAAGCCAAGATTCCTCTATATCGCCAGTTGCTGAAGCTGCTGCCCGACCTCGCGCTGGCCCACGCCCACCTTGCCGCCCTGCTGCTCGAGCGTGATCGCGAAGACGAGGCGCTACCGCACGTGGAGCACGCACTGGCATTGCCTCAGGACGACCAGGTAGACAGCCTGCTGTTCGACGAATTGGCCAAGCGCCCGCGTTTCAATGGCCACCTGGTGAAGGCACAGCAGTGGTACGACGCCAAGCCGAACCTCTGGCGCTTCAAGCTGCTGCTGGCTGCGCTGAATCGCATCGAAGCCCACGCCGACGCCGAGCAGCTGATTCTCAGGACCCTGGAGCAGCCGCTGCCGTCCTCCGAGCAGACCCAGGTTCTGAACCTGCTGGCCCAGCTCTACTACAACACCGGGCGCTTCCACGAGAGCGTCGCCTGCTGCCAGCTCGGCCTGGAACAGGCGCCGGACAGCGTGCCGTTGAATTTCAACTACGCAGTCGCCCAAGAACAGGTCGCACGCTATAGGGAAGCCTTCGAGGCCTATGCCAAGGTCCTGCGCCTGGACCCCGAACACGTCGCCACCCACAACAACCTGGCCTTGCTGATGCTGCGCCTGGGCGAGTTCGAGCAGGGCTGGCAGCAATACGAGTGGCGTTGGGCCGAGGTGCAGAAGGAGCACAACCAGTTCTTCAGCATTCCGCGCTGGCAAGGCGAGTCCCTGGAAGGCAAGACATTGCTGGTCTGGGCGGAACAGGGCATTGGCGACCACATCATGTTCGCCAGCATGCTCGAAGAGCTGACCAAGCTGGGCGGCACCATCCACTACGAAATCTACGAGCGCCTGGATGCCCTCTTCAGCCGCAGCTTCCCCTCGGTCCAGTTCGTTCGCCGCGAACTGCAGGGCACCGCAAAGGATGGCGCCCAAGTCATGCATCGGCAGACCTGGCCGAGAAGCGATTATCAGATTCCCATGGGCAGCCTTCCCGCCCTGCTGCGACCGAACCTGGAAAGCTTCCCGCGGCAGCCGCATTACCTGCAGGCCGACCCGGCCATGGCCGCCGAACTTCGCCAGGACTACCAGCAGCGCTTCCCCGGCAAGCGCCTGATCGGCGTTTCCTGGCGCGGCGGCACCAGCGTCTCGAACGAGAAGCAAAGCCGGATCATCCCTATCCCAAGCCTGGCGATCCTTGCGGCGCAGCCCGATGTGCAACTGGTCAACCTGCAATACGGCGACACCAGCACCGAGCGCGAAAGAGCCCGCGAGAACGGTTTCGAGATCCATCACGACGAGAGCGTCAATCCGCTGCACGACATGGACCGCCAGGCGGCCCAGATCGCGGCCCTGGACGCCGTGGTGAGCATCGACAACACCACCGTGCACCTGGCGGGCGCGATTGGCGTGCCGACCTATGCCCTGCTCCCGCTGAATCCGAACTGGCGCTGGGGGCTGGAGGAAGGCCCCAGCTACTGGTATCCGAGCGTGCGGCGGGTACGTAACCACAAACTGAACGAATGGGACGATGTCCTGACTCGAGTGGCCGGGCAATTGCGCGGCGACGGCATTCTCCAAGAAGGATCAATCGCATGA
- a CDS encoding flagellin, translated as MALTVNTNIASLSVQKNLSKAANSLSNSMTRLSTGLRINSAKDDAAGSQISNRLTSQVKGLDVAVKNAQDANSIAQAAEGALQESTNILQRMRELSLQSANGSNSSEDQASLNQEFKSLTAELTRISKTTTFGGGTSGIKLLDGTAGTNGTMTFQVGANANETISFSLGDMGASALKGSSSLASVNVTLTTALASANAVTATAGTMKIDGTTVNIAKGSTTKDIISAINTNVSGVTATTDSTGTKIILHSGSTVIVSAGSGATAATASSTNTVPSSFTVQQLDITTSKGAQSATQVIDAALKQIDTQRSALGAVENRLDSTISNLQNVSQNATAARSTIQDVDFASETAEMTKQQTLQQAATAVLAQANQLPSGVLKLLQ; from the coding sequence ATGGCTCTTACTGTTAATACCAACATCGCTTCGCTGTCCGTTCAGAAGAACCTGAGCAAGGCTGCCAACTCGCTGTCGAACTCGATGACCCGCCTGTCCACCGGCCTGCGTATCAACAGCGCCAAGGACGATGCCGCCGGCTCGCAGATTTCCAACCGTCTGACCAGCCAGGTCAAAGGCCTCGATGTGGCGGTGAAGAACGCCCAGGACGCCAACTCCATCGCCCAGGCCGCCGAAGGCGCCCTGCAGGAGTCCACCAACATCCTGCAGCGTATGCGTGAACTGTCCCTGCAGTCGGCCAACGGCTCGAACAGCTCCGAAGACCAGGCTTCCCTGAACCAGGAGTTCAAGTCGCTGACCGCTGAACTGACCCGTATCTCCAAGACCACCACCTTCGGTGGCGGTACTTCCGGTATCAAGCTGCTCGACGGCACCGCCGGCACCAACGGCACCATGACCTTCCAGGTCGGCGCCAACGCCAACGAAACCATCAGCTTCAGCCTCGGCGACATGGGCGCTTCGGCCCTGAAAGGTTCGTCCTCCCTGGCTTCGGTCAACGTAACCCTGACCACCGCCCTGGCCTCGGCCAACGCCGTGACCGCAACTGCCGGTACCATGAAAATCGACGGCACCACCGTGAACATCGCCAAGGGGTCGACCACCAAGGACATCATCAGCGCGATCAACACCAACGTCAGCGGTGTGACTGCCACCACCGACAGCACTGGCACCAAGATCATCCTGCACTCCGGTAGCACCGTAATCGTCAGTGCTGGTAGCGGTGCCACTGCGGCGACCGCCAGCAGCACCAACACCGTTCCGTCGTCCTTCACCGTTCAGCAGCTGGACATCACCACTTCCAAGGGTGCCCAGTCCGCTACCCAGGTGATCGACGCCGCGCTGAAGCAGATCGACACCCAACGCTCCGCCCTGGGTGCCGTGGAAAACCGCCTGGACAGCACCATCTCCAACCTGCAGAACGTGTCGCAGAACGCCACTGCCGCACGTAGCACCATCCAGGACGTGGACTTCGCCTCGGAAACCGCCGAAATGACCAAGCAGCAGACCCTGCAACAGGCCGCCACCGCGGTGCTGGCCCAGGCCAACCAGCTGCCGTCCGGCGTGCTGAAGCTGCTCCAGTAA
- a CDS encoding flagellar protein FlaG — MDTNIRITTLGSVDTVGFTAGRSTSAASSGNALPQDDKNSPAAKPSDLGEAVRQLQDHAQSVQRNLEFSVDEASGETVVKVVASDTGELIRQIPSEVALKLAESLKESGNLLFERA, encoded by the coding sequence ATGGATACGAACATCCGCATCACGACTCTGGGCTCCGTCGACACCGTCGGATTCACCGCAGGCCGGTCGACCAGCGCTGCCTCGAGCGGCAACGCCTTGCCGCAGGACGACAAGAATTCGCCTGCCGCCAAACCGTCCGACCTGGGCGAAGCCGTACGCCAGTTGCAGGATCACGCCCAGAGCGTGCAGCGCAACCTGGAGTTTTCGGTGGATGAAGCCAGCGGTGAAACCGTGGTCAAGGTGGTAGCCTCCGATACCGGCGAGCTGATCCGGCAGATTCCGTCCGAGGTCGCACTCAAGTTGGCGGAGAGTCTGAAGGAGTCCGGCAACCTGTTGTTCGAGCGTGCCTGA
- the fliD gene encoding flagellar filament capping protein FliD gives MAGTSINGVGSGYDIDSIVSSLVNAQKAPKQSQITTQQTKANTQLSALGSLKSALSTFQTALEKLNDSSSFAGLAVKSSSTDVLTAKLGTGAAAGTYAINVTSLATSSKVATQYVGASTSFGAGSLKITQGSSTYNVNVADGSSLSTIRDSINTQLKSSGITANIITDSTGPRLVLSSSTTGAGSDISIAASGDSSLNVLNIDGSGTQASATAGGYVSAPAANASYTIDGLQMSSSTNTITSAISGVEFDLVSAGKSTVTVDTNKDGLKTSIQSFVDAYNALTTSINSLTKVTNTTDSSGNATTSAAALAGDAMTRNLVSGLRDQLVGTSASGGTIKLLSQLGIATQNDGTLDIDDTKLDKALNNNFASVQGFFTGSGGLLDRMTSSLKSYTQSNGLLDQRTSNLNQALSDLATQQTTLDNRMDKLNTTLMAKYNAMDSLVAQLKSTSSSVLTTLNALNNKNSSSS, from the coding sequence ATGGCTGGGACTTCAATCAATGGGGTGGGCTCCGGGTACGACATCGACTCGATCGTGTCGTCGCTGGTCAACGCCCAGAAGGCTCCGAAGCAGAGTCAGATCACCACTCAGCAGACCAAGGCCAATACCCAGCTCTCGGCGCTCGGCAGCCTGAAGAGTGCGCTGTCGACCTTCCAGACCGCCCTGGAGAAGCTCAACGATTCGAGTTCCTTCGCCGGCCTGGCCGTCAAATCCTCGTCGACCGACGTGCTGACCGCCAAGCTTGGCACCGGCGCTGCGGCGGGCACCTACGCGATCAACGTCACCAGCCTGGCCACCAGCTCCAAGGTTGCCACCCAGTATGTCGGTGCCTCGACCAGCTTCGGCGCCGGCAGCCTGAAGATCACCCAGGGCAGCAGCACCTACAACGTCAACGTTGCAGACGGCTCCAGCCTGTCGACCATTCGCGACAGCATCAACACCCAGCTGAAGTCCAGCGGCATCACCGCCAACATCATTACCGACTCCACCGGCCCGCGCCTGGTGCTCAGCTCCAGCACCACGGGGGCGGGCAGCGACATCAGCATTGCCGCGTCGGGCGACAGCAGCCTGAACGTGCTCAACATCGACGGCTCCGGCACCCAGGCCTCGGCAACTGCCGGTGGCTATGTCTCCGCGCCGGCCGCCAATGCGTCGTACACCATCGACGGGCTGCAGATGTCCAGCAGCACCAATACCATCACCAGCGCAATCAGCGGTGTGGAGTTCGACCTGGTCTCTGCCGGTAAATCGACGGTAACCGTCGACACCAACAAGGACGGTCTGAAGACCTCGATCCAGTCCTTCGTCGACGCCTATAACGCGCTGACGACTTCGATCAACTCGCTGACCAAGGTCACCAACACCACCGACAGCAGCGGCAACGCCACTACCTCGGCTGCGGCCCTGGCAGGCGACGCCATGACCCGTAACCTGGTAAGCGGCCTGCGCGACCAGCTGGTGGGTACTTCGGCAAGTGGCGGGACCATCAAGCTGCTCTCGCAACTGGGCATTGCCACGCAGAACGATGGCACCCTCGATATCGATGACACCAAGCTGGACAAGGCGCTGAACAACAACTTCGCCTCGGTGCAGGGCTTCTTTACCGGCAGCGGCGGCCTGCTCGATCGCATGACCAGCAGCCTGAAGAGCTACACGCAGAGCAACGGCCTGCTCGATCAGCGCACTTCGAACTTGAACCAGGCCCTGAGCGACCTTGCGACCCAGCAAACCACGCTGGATAACCGCATGGACAAGCTGAACACCACGCTGATGGCCAAGTACAACGCCATGGACAGCCTGGTCGCCCAGCTCAAGTCCACCAGCAGCAGCGTGCTGACCACGCTGAACGCGCTGAACAACAAGAACAGCTCCAGCAGCTGA